One window of Papaver somniferum cultivar HN1 chromosome 9, ASM357369v1, whole genome shotgun sequence genomic DNA carries:
- the LOC113309416 gene encoding ethylene-responsive transcription factor ERN1-like produces the protein MDPQYHQPKKQQRDQNNNSTSVNKGNNKFKAIRNRSGGNSSSNTKFVGVRQRPSGRWVAEIKDTTQKIRMWLGTFETAEEAARAYDEAACLLRGSNTRTNFITHVSTNSPLAFRIRNLLNQRKSGKQHPLLNNDTSNSSSSSSALSLSPSSSYASSTITTATTTTSTANIAAPSCTSTSSSDSSGQNSSPKADEHKEERLMSSQISDDGGYRPDLSSVHEEFELLAGSSSSTTQSDPSWFFGHGLADHRYSSFCQDAFEQLPNKNVMSDHYPLASIVNSNNHHHQTQSTSEITEFDRIKVERQISASLYAMNDVHEYLESYHDPIDGLWDLPPLCQLFCPL, from the coding sequence ATGGATCCTCAATACCACCAaccaaaaaaacaacaaagagATCAAAATAATAATTCCACTTCAGTCAATAAAGGAAACAATAAATTCAAAGCGATTAGGAATAGGAGTGGTGGTAATAGCAGTAGTAATACAAAGTTTGTTGGGGTTAGGCAAAGGCCTTCTGGAAGATGGGTGGCAGAAATCAAAGATACAACACAGAAGATAAGGATGTGGCTTGGAACATTTGAAACAGCCGAAGAAGCTGCACGAGCTTACGATGAAGCTGCTTGCCTTCTTCGAGGATCAAATACTCGTACAAATTTCATCACTCATGTCTCAACTAATTCTCCTCTCGCTTTTCGAATTCGGAATTTGCTAAATCAGAGAAAGAGTGGAAAGCAACACCCCCTTCTTAATAACGATACTAGTAACAGTTCATCATCGTCGTCAGCTTTATCGTTATCACCGTCATCATCTTACGCCAGTAGTACTATTACCACTGCAACGACAACAACATCTACCGCTAATATTGCTGCCCCGTCTTGTACTAGTACTAGCAGTAGTGATAGTAGTGGTCAAAATTCATCACCCAAAGCTGACGAGCACAAAGAAGAGAGACTAATGTCATCGCAGATATCCGATGATGGTGGATATAGACCAGACTTAAGCAGTGTTCACGAGGAATTCGAATTGTTGGCgggttcttcatcatcaacaacacaATCTGATCCTTCTTGGTTCTTTGGACATGGGTTAGCAGATCATCGCTATTCTTCCTTCTGTCAAGATGCATTTGAGCAACTTCCAAATAAGAATGTTATGTCAGATCATTATCCCCTGGCGAGTATTGTCAATAGCAATAACCACCACCATCAAACTCAGTCAACATCAGAGATTACAGAGTTTGATAGGATTAAGGTAGAGAGACAAATATCAGCATCACTCTATGCCATGAATGATGTTCACGAATACTTGGAGAGTTATCATGATCCTATTGATGGTTTGTGGGATCTCCCCCCTCTATGTCAATTGTTTTGTCCCCTATGA